From one Lotus japonicus ecotype B-129 chromosome 3, LjGifu_v1.2 genomic stretch:
- the LOC130748072 gene encoding DNA (cytosine-5)-methyltransferase DRM2-like isoform X2 produces the protein MGGDDSGLESDNIDWTTEDELEIENFQSSSSCLSIPNGETITGSSEASTSAGSSNSKVFDHFIGMGFPREMIFKVIQEHGEENEDKLLEELLTYSALESSPQPQEQPQLEPDPFSSEYGGSSWDISDADTFSDDEEITKSVSGNNDTLVSLVKMGFKEEEALIAIERLGPNSSLEELVDFIGVAQIAKAEDALLPPEDKPRYNELSKPKKQRFNDCEVRGRKKPKTENRILNEDDDDVPLHLPNPMIGFGIPNESFLTTHRKLPGDALGPPYFYYENVAFAPKGVWQTISRFLFDVEPEFVDSKYFCAAARKRGYIHNLPIENRFPVLPQPPRTIHDAFPLTRKWWPSWDPRTKLNCLQTCIASAKLTERIRKAVENYDGEPPESVQKYVLYQSRKWNLVWVGRNKVAPLEPDEIETLLGFPRNHTRGGGISRTDRYKSLGNSFQVDTVAYHLSVLKEMYPKGMNVLSLFSGIGGAEVALHRLGIPLKNVVSVEKSEVNRNIVRSWWEQTNQKGNLIDLDDVQLLDADRLEQLMSATGGFDLVIGGSPCNNLAGSNRVSRDGLEGKESSLFFDYCRILDLVKCMSARYQ, from the exons ATG GGTGGAGATGACTCTGGTTTGGAGAGTGACAATATTGATTGGACCACAGAAGATGAGCTTGAGATTGAGAACTTTCAGAGTTCATCTTCATGTTTAAGCATTCCTAATGGAGAGACTATTACTGGGTCTAGTGAG GCAAGCACGTCAGCAGGTTCATCTAATTCAAAGGTATTTGACCACTTTATTGGTATGGGATTTCCTAGAGAAATGATTTTCAAAGTGATTCAGGAACATG GTGAGGAAAATGAAGATAAGCTACTGGAAGAACTTCTTACATACTCG GCTCTAGAAAGCTCTCCTCAGCCACAGGAGCAGCCACAACTGGAACCAGATCCCTTCTCTTCAGAGTATGGAGGGAGCTCTTGGGATATCTCAGATGCTGATACTTTTTCTGATGATGAG GAAATTACAAAATCTGTTTCTGGAAATAATGATACCCTGGTGTCCTTGGTAAAAATGGGCTTCAAGGAAGAGGAAGCTTTAATTGCCATAGAAAGATTAG GTCCAAACTCCTCGCTTGAAGAACTGGTTGATTTTATAGGTGTTGCTCAAATAGCGAAGGCAGAAGATGCCCTTCTACCTCCTGAGGATAAG CCGCGATATAATGAACTTTCTAAACCCAAAAAGCAAAGATTTAATGACTGTGAAGTCCGGGGAAGGAAGAAGCCAAAGACTGAGAACAGAatcctgaatgaagatgatgatgatgtgccATTACATCTTCCAAACCCAATGATTGGGTTTGGGATTCCCAATGAGTCTTTCTTGACTACACACAGAAAACTTCCAGGGGATGCTCTGGGGCCTCCTTACTTCTATTATGAGAATGTGGCATTTGCTCCAAAAGGTGTTTGGCAAACTATTTCAAGATTCTTGTTTGATGTAGAGCCCGAATTTGTAGATTCCAAATATTTCTGTGCTGCTGCCAGGAAAAGGGGCTATATTCACAATTTGCCAATTGAAAATAGATTCCCCGTTCTACCACAGCCACCCCGAACGATACATGATGCTTTTCCCCTAACAAGGAAGTGGTGGCCCTCGTGGGATCCAAGGACCAAACTTAATTGCTTGCAAACCTGTATTGCCAGTGCAAAACTGACAGAAAGAATTCGGAAGGCTGTAGAGAATTATGATGGAGAGCCACCTGAAAGCGTCCAAAAGTATGTGCTCTATCAGAGTCGGAAGTGGAATCTGGTTTGGGTGGGAAGGAATAAGGTTGCCCCACTAGAACCAGATGAAATAGAAACGCTTTTGGGCTTCCCAAGGAACCACACAAGAGGAGGTGGAATCAGTAGGACTGACAGATACAAGTCCCTTGGCAATTCATTCCAG GTGGACACAGTTGCTTACCACCTGTCGGTTCTGAAGGAGATGTACCCTAAGGGTATGAAtgttctttctctcttttcggGAATTGGCGGTGCTGAAGTGGCTCTTCATCGCCTTGGTATCCCTCTAAAGAATGTTGTTTCAGTTGAAAAATCAGAAGTGAATAGGAACATTGTCAGGAGTTGGTGGGAGCAAACAAATCAGAAAGGGAATTTGATTGATCTGGATGATGTACAGCTGCTGGATGCTGATCGTTTGGAGCAGCTGATGAGCGCGACCGGGGGCTTTGATCTGGTTATTGGTGGCAGTCCATGTAATAACCTGGCTGGTAGTAACAGGGTCAGCCGGGATGGACTGGAGGGCAAAGAATCTTCCCTCTTTTTTGATTACTGCCGCATTCTTGACTTGGTAAAATGTATGTCGGCGAGATATCAATGA
- the LOC130748072 gene encoding DNA (cytosine-5)-methyltransferase DRM2-like isoform X1 has product MLLQGGDDSGLESDNIDWTTEDELEIENFQSSSSCLSIPNGETITGSSEASTSAGSSNSKVFDHFIGMGFPREMIFKVIQEHGEENEDKLLEELLTYSALESSPQPQEQPQLEPDPFSSEYGGSSWDISDADTFSDDEEITKSVSGNNDTLVSLVKMGFKEEEALIAIERLGPNSSLEELVDFIGVAQIAKAEDALLPPEDKPRYNELSKPKKQRFNDCEVRGRKKPKTENRILNEDDDDVPLHLPNPMIGFGIPNESFLTTHRKLPGDALGPPYFYYENVAFAPKGVWQTISRFLFDVEPEFVDSKYFCAAARKRGYIHNLPIENRFPVLPQPPRTIHDAFPLTRKWWPSWDPRTKLNCLQTCIASAKLTERIRKAVENYDGEPPESVQKYVLYQSRKWNLVWVGRNKVAPLEPDEIETLLGFPRNHTRGGGISRTDRYKSLGNSFQVDTVAYHLSVLKEMYPKGMNVLSLFSGIGGAEVALHRLGIPLKNVVSVEKSEVNRNIVRSWWEQTNQKGNLIDLDDVQLLDADRLEQLMSATGGFDLVIGGSPCNNLAGSNRVSRDGLEGKESSLFFDYCRILDLVKCMSARYQ; this is encoded by the exons ATG TTATTGCAGGGTGGAGATGACTCTGGTTTGGAGAGTGACAATATTGATTGGACCACAGAAGATGAGCTTGAGATTGAGAACTTTCAGAGTTCATCTTCATGTTTAAGCATTCCTAATGGAGAGACTATTACTGGGTCTAGTGAG GCAAGCACGTCAGCAGGTTCATCTAATTCAAAGGTATTTGACCACTTTATTGGTATGGGATTTCCTAGAGAAATGATTTTCAAAGTGATTCAGGAACATG GTGAGGAAAATGAAGATAAGCTACTGGAAGAACTTCTTACATACTCG GCTCTAGAAAGCTCTCCTCAGCCACAGGAGCAGCCACAACTGGAACCAGATCCCTTCTCTTCAGAGTATGGAGGGAGCTCTTGGGATATCTCAGATGCTGATACTTTTTCTGATGATGAG GAAATTACAAAATCTGTTTCTGGAAATAATGATACCCTGGTGTCCTTGGTAAAAATGGGCTTCAAGGAAGAGGAAGCTTTAATTGCCATAGAAAGATTAG GTCCAAACTCCTCGCTTGAAGAACTGGTTGATTTTATAGGTGTTGCTCAAATAGCGAAGGCAGAAGATGCCCTTCTACCTCCTGAGGATAAG CCGCGATATAATGAACTTTCTAAACCCAAAAAGCAAAGATTTAATGACTGTGAAGTCCGGGGAAGGAAGAAGCCAAAGACTGAGAACAGAatcctgaatgaagatgatgatgatgtgccATTACATCTTCCAAACCCAATGATTGGGTTTGGGATTCCCAATGAGTCTTTCTTGACTACACACAGAAAACTTCCAGGGGATGCTCTGGGGCCTCCTTACTTCTATTATGAGAATGTGGCATTTGCTCCAAAAGGTGTTTGGCAAACTATTTCAAGATTCTTGTTTGATGTAGAGCCCGAATTTGTAGATTCCAAATATTTCTGTGCTGCTGCCAGGAAAAGGGGCTATATTCACAATTTGCCAATTGAAAATAGATTCCCCGTTCTACCACAGCCACCCCGAACGATACATGATGCTTTTCCCCTAACAAGGAAGTGGTGGCCCTCGTGGGATCCAAGGACCAAACTTAATTGCTTGCAAACCTGTATTGCCAGTGCAAAACTGACAGAAAGAATTCGGAAGGCTGTAGAGAATTATGATGGAGAGCCACCTGAAAGCGTCCAAAAGTATGTGCTCTATCAGAGTCGGAAGTGGAATCTGGTTTGGGTGGGAAGGAATAAGGTTGCCCCACTAGAACCAGATGAAATAGAAACGCTTTTGGGCTTCCCAAGGAACCACACAAGAGGAGGTGGAATCAGTAGGACTGACAGATACAAGTCCCTTGGCAATTCATTCCAG GTGGACACAGTTGCTTACCACCTGTCGGTTCTGAAGGAGATGTACCCTAAGGGTATGAAtgttctttctctcttttcggGAATTGGCGGTGCTGAAGTGGCTCTTCATCGCCTTGGTATCCCTCTAAAGAATGTTGTTTCAGTTGAAAAATCAGAAGTGAATAGGAACATTGTCAGGAGTTGGTGGGAGCAAACAAATCAGAAAGGGAATTTGATTGATCTGGATGATGTACAGCTGCTGGATGCTGATCGTTTGGAGCAGCTGATGAGCGCGACCGGGGGCTTTGATCTGGTTATTGGTGGCAGTCCATGTAATAACCTGGCTGGTAGTAACAGGGTCAGCCGGGATGGACTGGAGGGCAAAGAATCTTCCCTCTTTTTTGATTACTGCCGCATTCTTGACTTGGTAAAATGTATGTCGGCGAGATATCAATGA